The window TGCCGCTGGTCACGCCTAGCGTCGTTCTCACTGACGCAGTGGGATCCCCGGTCAGAGGGAGCGGGACATGAAGGCGACACATGGCACAGCAGTCGACCCGGGCCGGACCGTGCCACACGGCGCTTTGTCGAGCGGTAACGGAAAACCGTCCGGCGTGGAGCCGCGGGTACTGGGCGGACCGGAGCACTCCGACTACTACCTGCTGGACAACCTGCTCACCGACGAGCAGCGAGCCCTCCGCGAGCAGGTCCGCGAGTTCATGGACCGGGAGGTCATCCTGATCATCAATCCGTATTGGGAGCGGGCGGAGTTCCCCTTCGAGTGGTGCCCAAGCTGGCGCGGCTGGACATCGCGGGTTTCCAGATTTCCGGATACGGCTGCCCGGCGATGAGCAATGTGACGGCCGGCCTGGTGATTCTCGAGCCGGCTCATCCAGTACCGGCGGTCCCGGATGCTTGCGGACATCACCGACATGCTGTGCATGCAGTACCGGCTCAGCCAGCTCCTCGACGAGGGCGATTACTCGATGCCACGGGTCGTGCCGGCCAAGATGCACTACATCGAACGAGCCCGGGCCATCCTCGCCGACGCCCGCGACATGCTCGGCGGCAACGGGATCCTGCTCGACTACCACGTGGCCCGGCACCTGTGCGACATCGAGGCCATCGACACCTACGAGGGCACCGACACCGTGCAGGCGCTGATCGTCGGCCGCGACATCAACGGCTACAACGCCTTCGTGCCCGTGTCCGGCCACTGACCCGGCCTGTATCGCGCGGCGCCCCGTGGCAGCGGGGCAATTCCGGGCATCGCGCGACTTCACTGAGGAGAAGGAGCAGTCATGAGCAACACGCCCCTCCTGGAGGGACTGCACGTCGTCGATCTCGCGAGCTTCATAGCCGGGCCCGCCGCAGCCACCCTGCTCGGTGACTTCGGCGCCGACGTCGTCAAGGTGGAACCACCGCACGTGGGCGACGCATACCGTGCGCTCAGCCGTATCCCTCCCAACCCTCAGGTCGAAGGGGTCAACTACCCCTGGCAGCTGGACAACCGCAACAAGCGCAGCATTGCGCTCAACCTCAAGTCGCCCGCATCCGGTCCGGTGCTCGAGCGTCTGGTGCGGTGGGCCGATGTGTTGGTGACCAACTTCCCGCCGCGAACGCGGGCCGGTCTGGGCCTGGGGTACGACGCTCTGGCGTCCCTCAACCCCCGGCTGATCTGCGCCGATGTCACCGGCTTCGGCGAGGAAGGTCCGGATGCGCAGTTGCCTGGCTTCGGCGTGACGGCGTACTGGGCGCGCAGCGGCCTGATGGACCTCACACGCCAAAGGGACGTGCCGCCGGCCATGAACGCGTTCGGATCGGGTGATCACTCCACGGCGATCACTCTCTTCGCCGGGATCATGACCGCGCTGTACCGGCGGGAGAGGACCGGCCAGGGCGCGCGCGTCACGGCCTCACTGCTCGCCGAAGGCGCCTGGGCGGCGGGCATGTGGCTGCAGGCCGTACTGGTCGGGGCGAAGGCGCCCCGCCCCATCGACCGGTCCGACCCGCCCAACGCGCTGGGGAACATGTACCGCACGGCCGACGACCGCTGGATCGTCCTCGTCTTCGTCAACGAGGACAAGCAGGTCCCGCCCTTCCTCGAGGCCATCGGCCACCCCGAGGCAGCGAAGAACCCGCGCTACGCCGACACTCCGGGCCGCCGCGCCCACGCCGCTGAGATCGCCGCCCTGCTGGACAAGACATTTGCGGCCCGCTCGCTGGCCGAGTGGCGTGAGGTGCTCGACGCCGCGGGCCTCACGTATGGAGTCGTCCAGACGCTCGAAGAGTGCGCCCAGGATCCCCAGCTCCTCGCCAACCGGGTGTTCGTGCCGATCGACGACGGCAGCGACGAGGCGCACCTGACCATCGACAGTCCCGTCCGGCTGGACCAGGAACACAAGGTCCGTCCGGGCCCTGCCCCCGATCTGGGCGAACACACCGATTCCGTGCTCCGTGAGCTCGGCTTCGACGCTGCCGGAATCAAGGAGCTGCGCAAGGCCGAAGCCATCGACTGAGGCCACAGCTCAGCAGCACCATGGAGGAAGAGAAGCACCATGATGACCACGGCCACGGACCCGCCCGGCGTACGGACCGAGGAGAACGAAGGCATCTTCGTGATCACGATCGACCGGTCGAAGTCCCGCAACGCCGGCGACGGGGCCGCCGCCAGGGCGCCGGCCGCCGCCGTCGACCGCCTGGGGTCCCGCAACGAGCCATGTTGTAGGGCACGAGCCCGCACGGTCCGGCCCGGACACCAACCATGGCCCGGGGGCGAGGGACCGGGGTGGTTCGTCACCGGTGGCATCCGGGGGTTGAGCCGAGGCGACGGACCTACGCTTGCGCCGGGATGCTGCCCACCTCGCGGCCGGCCGGATCCACCCTGACGCCGCGCGCACGCAGTCGTACCTCAATCCTCGAGAGTGGTTCGTGACC is drawn from Streptomyces sp. NBC_01717 and contains these coding sequences:
- a CDS encoding acyl-CoA dehydrogenase family protein — translated: MKATHGTAVDPGRTVPHGALSSGNGKPSGVEPRVLGGPEHSDYYLLDNLLTDEQRALREQVREFMDREVILIINPYWERAEFPFEWCPSWRGWTSRVSRFPDTAARR
- a CDS encoding acyl-CoA dehydrogenase family protein codes for the protein MQYRRSRMLADITDMLCMQYRLSQLLDEGDYSMPRVVPAKMHYIERARAILADARDMLGGNGILLDYHVARHLCDIEAIDTYEGTDTVQALIVGRDINGYNAFVPVSGH
- a CDS encoding CaiB/BaiF CoA transferase family protein — translated: MSNTPLLEGLHVVDLASFIAGPAAATLLGDFGADVVKVEPPHVGDAYRALSRIPPNPQVEGVNYPWQLDNRNKRSIALNLKSPASGPVLERLVRWADVLVTNFPPRTRAGLGLGYDALASLNPRLICADVTGFGEEGPDAQLPGFGVTAYWARSGLMDLTRQRDVPPAMNAFGSGDHSTAITLFAGIMTALYRRERTGQGARVTASLLAEGAWAAGMWLQAVLVGAKAPRPIDRSDPPNALGNMYRTADDRWIVLVFVNEDKQVPPFLEAIGHPEAAKNPRYADTPGRRAHAAEIAALLDKTFAARSLAEWREVLDAAGLTYGVVQTLEECAQDPQLLANRVFVPIDDGSDEAHLTIDSPVRLDQEHKVRPGPAPDLGEHTDSVLRELGFDAAGIKELRKAEAID